The Haloplanus salinarum genome includes a region encoding these proteins:
- a CDS encoding lamin tail domain-containing protein produces MLPLAGVAFGIALLIGTGAYAVARVDAVDSRRALVGGVALLAVGGALAVAVPAAPGAGAGTADGTDASANASGDPLTTVEGRAADPLTATGSVNATATATVVAAASGDRITYRTASGSRRTVRLAGVDAPGVGGDAPERFDGVVTGSRGRTCLADHGRRALVSLRTLVGESVTVEAVTDRPAGPVAVLHADGRSINRRVVERGHARATDDRYADAEEAARSAKRGLWSCGVVTNDRPLRGPNATGVRIAAVRPNPPGDDADSLAEEYVVVENAGRTTVDLSDWHLADDDGNRYFFFDGRELRPGERLVLHVGAGRNREGHLYWDATTPVLDNDHESLRLVDGDTDRVVKFSY; encoded by the coding sequence ATGCTCCCTCTCGCCGGCGTCGCGTTCGGCATCGCACTCCTCATCGGCACGGGCGCGTACGCCGTGGCCAGGGTCGACGCCGTCGACAGTCGGCGAGCGCTCGTCGGCGGCGTCGCCCTGCTGGCCGTGGGCGGTGCGCTCGCGGTGGCGGTGCCCGCCGCCCCCGGCGCCGGCGCCGGCACCGCGGACGGGACGGACGCGAGCGCGAACGCGAGCGGGGATCCGTTGACGACCGTCGAGGGACGGGCGGCGGACCCGCTGACGGCGACGGGGAGCGTGAACGCGACGGCGACAGCCACCGTCGTCGCCGCCGCGTCGGGCGACCGGATCACCTACCGCACGGCGTCCGGAAGTCGCCGGACGGTTCGCCTCGCCGGCGTCGACGCACCGGGGGTCGGGGGCGACGCTCCCGAGCGGTTCGACGGCGTCGTGACCGGAAGTCGGGGCCGGACGTGTCTCGCCGACCACGGGCGGCGGGCGCTGGTGTCGTTGCGGACGCTCGTGGGCGAGTCGGTGACCGTCGAGGCCGTCACGGACCGGCCGGCCGGCCCCGTCGCGGTCCTACACGCGGACGGGCGATCGATCAACCGCCGGGTCGTCGAGCGCGGTCACGCACGGGCCACCGACGACCGGTACGCCGACGCGGAGGAGGCCGCACGGAGCGCGAAGCGGGGTCTCTGGTCGTGTGGCGTCGTCACCAACGACCGCCCGCTCCGAGGACCCAACGCCACGGGGGTTCGGATCGCCGCGGTGCGCCCGAACCCGCCCGGCGACGACGCCGACTCGCTGGCCGAGGAGTACGTCGTCGTCGAGAACGCCGGTCGGACGACGGTCGATCTCTCGGACTGGCACCTCGCCGACGACGACGGCAACCGGTATTTCTTCTTCGACGGCCGGGAACTCCGCCCGGGCGAGCGGCTGGTGCTCCACGTCGGCGCCGGACGGAACCGGGAGGGCCACCTGTACTGGGACGCCACGACCCCGGTGCTCGACAACGACCACGAGTCGCTGCGGCTCGTCGATGGCGACACTGACCGAGTGGTCAAATTCTCCTACTGA
- a CDS encoding COG1361 S-layer family protein produces the protein MRRITILAVVGLLVVAPVVPGTASSVVTGNPELSYSVADDTFGPNEEARLTVVATNDGNIEDGGVGRFEDQVQTARSVQMDVQEGRINAPIEVKSGTVTAGSIGPGGAAEFGFDLEIGDAEPGSYTVPVEVTYRHARAVIYEGSVSAPSETEYVWLDKERTVDLTIRIEETSTFDIVSEGSNELFAGDTGSMAFTIENTGSQTARNATIRLFSRASGLYFGSPAAPSAENGVFVESLAPGETERVSVQVGATDDLSPGNYPVDAVVAYRDESDIGRESDTLTAGVRVRPERTFSMEGLKTRNFRVDESEARISGRIVNTGPAVARNVVVRMSGQGIVAPTNGETAVGTLDPGESAPVNFTAAIPSEAEPGSNSFAFEVEYENADGDVRTAANPLRKTLAIGAERDRFEVTDVETSVTPGGTARLSADVRYVGDDPISAVNAKLFTSDPLSSSDDGAYLGTMQPGDTTTATFRISATSDALPKQYAASIEVRYDESDGDTEFTDGIAIGVGVEEPSGGPPVVPIALGVVLLLVIGGGVWYRRR, from the coding sequence ATGAGACGGATCACGATCCTGGCGGTCGTCGGCCTGCTGGTGGTCGCACCGGTAGTCCCCGGCACCGCGTCGAGCGTCGTCACGGGAAACCCGGAGTTGAGTTACAGCGTCGCCGACGACACGTTCGGGCCGAACGAGGAGGCCAGGCTCACCGTCGTCGCCACCAACGACGGGAACATCGAGGACGGCGGCGTCGGCCGCTTCGAGGACCAGGTTCAGACCGCACGGAGCGTCCAGATGGACGTGCAAGAGGGACGGATAAACGCGCCGATCGAGGTGAAGTCGGGGACGGTGACGGCCGGGAGCATCGGGCCGGGCGGCGCCGCCGAGTTCGGCTTCGACCTGGAGATCGGTGACGCCGAACCGGGGAGCTACACCGTCCCGGTCGAGGTCACCTACCGCCACGCCCGGGCGGTGATCTACGAGGGATCGGTGTCGGCGCCGAGCGAGACCGAGTACGTCTGGCTCGACAAGGAGCGGACGGTCGACCTGACGATCCGGATCGAGGAGACGTCCACGTTCGACATCGTCTCGGAGGGATCGAACGAGCTGTTCGCCGGCGACACCGGCTCGATGGCGTTCACGATCGAAAACACCGGGAGCCAGACGGCACGGAACGCGACGATCCGACTCTTTTCCCGGGCCTCGGGGCTCTACTTCGGGAGTCCCGCCGCTCCGTCGGCGGAGAACGGAGTGTTCGTCGAGAGCCTGGCGCCGGGCGAGACCGAGCGCGTGTCGGTTCAGGTGGGCGCGACCGACGACCTCTCGCCGGGGAACTACCCGGTCGATGCCGTCGTCGCCTACCGTGACGAGAGCGACATCGGGCGTGAGTCGGATACGCTGACCGCCGGGGTGCGGGTCCGTCCCGAGCGCACCTTCTCGATGGAGGGGCTGAAGACGCGGAACTTCCGGGTCGACGAGTCCGAGGCACGGATCTCGGGACGGATCGTCAACACGGGTCCCGCCGTCGCGCGGAACGTGGTCGTCAGGATGAGCGGTCAGGGTATCGTGGCGCCGACGAACGGCGAGACGGCGGTCGGGACGCTCGACCCCGGCGAGTCCGCGCCGGTGAACTTCACGGCGGCCATCCCCAGCGAAGCCGAACCCGGCTCGAACTCCTTTGCCTTCGAGGTGGAGTACGAGAACGCCGACGGCGACGTGCGGACGGCCGCGAACCCGCTCCGCAAGACGCTGGCCATCGGCGCCGAGCGCGACCGGTTCGAGGTGACGGACGTCGAGACGTCGGTGACCCCGGGCGGGACGGCACGCCTCAGCGCGGACGTGCGCTACGTCGGTGACGACCCCATCTCGGCGGTCAACGCCAAACTGTTCACGAGCGACCCGCTCTCGTCGTCCGACGACGGGGCCTACCTCGGGACGATGCAGCCGGGCGACACCACCACGGCCACGTTCCGGATCAGCGCGACGAGCGACGCCCTCCCCAAGCAGTACGCCGCGTCGATCGAGGTCCGGTACGACGAATCGGACGGCGACACCGAGTTCACGGACGGCATAGCCATCGGCGTCGGCGTCGAGGAACCGTCCGGCGGCCCGCCGGTCGTCCCCATCGCCCTGGGCGTGGTCCTGCTGCTCGTGATCGGCGGCGGCGTGTGGTACCGCCGACGATGA